One window from the genome of Pedobacter schmidteae encodes:
- a CDS encoding glycoside hydrolase family 28 protein has translation MTVFFLSFNVIAQTPGVPQNRYSFDNLPVVATTSFRNDTISIVKYGAKNDGITLNTKSINQAIADCSKRGGGVVVIPEGLWLTGPVELKSNVNLHLKKNALLQFTKDFNQYPLVEGNWEGIPQMRNQSPIWAVGQQNIAITGYGIIDGGGDAWRMVKKDKLTESQWNKLVGSGGVLSENQKNWYPSEKSLKGSKMKDAGVITKDKDAAFYAEIKDFLRPNLLVLTSCKKVLLEGVTFQNSAAWNLHPLMTEDLTIRNVYAKNPWYAQNGDGLDLESCKNVWVEGSTFDVGDDGICIKSGRDAAGRKRGMPTENVVIKNSTVYHAHGGFVIGSEMSGGARNIFISDCTFIGTDIGLRFKTTRGRGGVVENIYARNINMKDIAGEAILFDMYYAAVDPVPLTGEKRDAPKVELLPVTEATPVFRKFYINNVVCDGAEKALFVRGLPEMSISDIYLNNLTIKAKDGIDVQEAKNIQINNAHLDIRNTRPLIYIQNGKSIGLKNIRYNDANLLFRIYGDKNSDIKLAETDAKKAKKTAEFGHGSVAGVLQINNK, from the coding sequence ATGACAGTTTTTTTTCTGTCGTTTAATGTCATTGCACAAACACCGGGCGTTCCACAAAACAGATATTCGTTTGATAATCTTCCTGTAGTTGCTACTACTTCTTTTCGGAACGATACCATCAGCATAGTTAAATACGGTGCAAAAAATGACGGAATAACTTTAAACACCAAAAGCATCAATCAGGCCATAGCCGACTGCAGTAAACGTGGTGGAGGGGTTGTTGTTATTCCCGAAGGTTTGTGGCTTACGGGACCTGTTGAATTAAAAAGCAATGTAAACCTGCACTTGAAAAAGAATGCACTATTACAGTTTACCAAAGATTTTAATCAATATCCATTGGTTGAAGGTAACTGGGAAGGTATACCGCAAATGCGTAATCAATCGCCTATATGGGCCGTGGGGCAGCAAAATATTGCCATTACTGGTTACGGTATTATCGATGGAGGTGGAGATGCATGGAGGATGGTGAAAAAAGATAAGCTTACCGAAAGTCAATGGAACAAATTGGTAGGATCAGGTGGCGTACTTAGCGAGAACCAAAAAAACTGGTATCCTTCAGAAAAGTCTTTAAAAGGATCAAAAATGAAAGATGCAGGAGTGATTACCAAAGACAAAGACGCAGCTTTTTACGCTGAAATAAAAGATTTTCTCCGTCCTAATTTATTGGTGCTTACCAGTTGCAAAAAAGTGTTGCTGGAAGGGGTAACTTTCCAGAATTCGGCGGCATGGAACCTGCACCCTTTAATGACAGAAGATTTGACCATTAGAAATGTATATGCTAAAAACCCTTGGTATGCACAAAATGGTGACGGGTTGGATCTGGAATCCTGCAAAAACGTATGGGTAGAAGGGAGCACTTTTGATGTGGGAGATGACGGCATCTGTATCAAATCGGGGCGCGATGCTGCCGGACGGAAACGCGGTATGCCTACAGAAAATGTGGTCATTAAAAACAGCACTGTATATCATGCGCATGGCGGTTTCGTAATTGGCAGCGAAATGTCGGGAGGAGCCCGAAATATCTTTATTTCTGATTGTACTTTTATTGGAACAGATATTGGATTACGGTTTAAAACAACAAGAGGACGTGGCGGTGTAGTCGAAAATATTTATGCCAGAAACATCAACATGAAAGATATTGCCGGCGAAGCCATTTTGTTTGATATGTATTATGCTGCGGTTGATCCTGTACCATTAACAGGTGAAAAGAGAGATGCACCAAAGGTGGAATTGTTGCCGGTTACAGAAGCAACACCTGTTTTCAGGAAGTTTTACATTAATAATGTAGTATGTGATGGTGCAGAAAAGGCACTCTTTGTACGTGGACTTCCCGAAATGAGTATAAGCGATATTTATCTCAACAATTTGACCATTAAAGCCAAAGATGGAATTGATGTTCAGGAAGCAAAAAATATACAAATCAACAATGCACATCTGGACATCAGAAACACCCGACCTTTGATCTATATTCAAAATGGAAAGTCTATAGGGTTGAAGAATATAAGGTATAATGATGCCAATTTGTTATTCCGCATTTATGGAGATAAAAACTCGGATATAAAATTAGCTGAAACAGATGCAAAAAAGGCAAAAAAAACTGCGGAATTTGGTCATGGATCAGTTGCAGGGGTATTGCAAATAAATAATAAATAG
- a CDS encoding UxaA family hydrolase, whose protein sequence is MKQRILKVHPKDNVLVALTDLVKGEEVVYEGQSYLLTDNVPAKHKFTTTDLLAGDQLIMYGVLVGKAQIDIPVGSIITTSNIRHAATEFNATDAHINWEKPDISEWKDKTFNGFHRTDGQVGTANYWLVIPMVFCENRNLEVLQEALMNNLGYGRNETYQLQAKELMALYEKGAGVNEILNAQLTYSENAAKQSRMFPNVDGIKFLTHTGGCGGTRQDSETLCGLLAGYITHPNVAGATVLSLGCQNAQVSILKEEIEKRSRHFDKPLYILDQQTIGKESELLGQAIKQTFAGLIQANANERKPAALSKLCIGLECGGSDGFSGISANPAIGYASDLLVALGGSVILAEFPELCGVEQNLSDRCVDKEDAERFEYLMKTYSKRATEAGSGFDMNPSPGNIKDGLITDAIKSAGAAKKGGTSPVVAVLDYPEKVFKPGLNLLCTPGNDVESTTAEVGSGANVVLFTTGLGTPTGNPIAPVVKISSNTKLFNKMSDIIDLDTGPIIDGNETIKEAGSRILDYVIGVASGTTTVSAVRHVQDDFIPWKRGVSL, encoded by the coding sequence ATGAAGCAAAGAATATTAAAGGTTCACCCTAAAGATAATGTGCTGGTTGCGCTTACGGACCTGGTGAAAGGGGAAGAGGTGGTTTATGAGGGACAGTCTTATTTATTAACAGACAATGTGCCGGCAAAACATAAATTCACAACAACGGACTTGTTGGCCGGCGATCAGTTGATCATGTACGGTGTATTGGTAGGTAAAGCACAAATAGATATCCCTGTTGGTTCTATTATTACCACCAGTAACATCAGGCATGCGGCTACAGAGTTTAATGCAACTGATGCACACATCAACTGGGAAAAACCCGATATTAGCGAGTGGAAGGATAAGACATTTAACGGTTTTCATCGCACCGACGGCCAGGTGGGTACAGCCAATTACTGGTTGGTGATACCCATGGTTTTTTGCGAGAACAGAAACCTGGAAGTACTGCAGGAAGCGCTGATGAACAATCTGGGTTATGGCAGGAATGAAACCTACCAGTTGCAGGCTAAAGAACTGATGGCGCTTTATGAAAAAGGTGCAGGTGTAAATGAGATTTTAAATGCTCAACTTACTTATTCGGAAAATGCAGCCAAGCAGAGCCGCATGTTTCCAAATGTGGACGGCATTAAGTTTTTAACCCATACAGGTGGCTGTGGTGGAACCCGACAGGATTCAGAAACGCTTTGTGGACTACTGGCTGGTTACATTACCCATCCAAACGTAGCCGGGGCAACGGTTTTAAGTTTGGGCTGCCAGAATGCACAAGTAAGCATCCTGAAAGAAGAAATTGAAAAACGAAGCAGGCATTTCGATAAACCGCTTTACATACTTGATCAGCAAACCATTGGTAAAGAATCGGAATTACTTGGACAGGCCATTAAGCAAACTTTTGCAGGTTTAATTCAGGCGAATGCCAACGAAAGAAAGCCTGCAGCTTTAAGCAAGCTTTGCATCGGATTAGAATGCGGTGGCTCTGATGGCTTTTCGGGCATATCGGCAAATCCGGCAATAGGTTATGCTTCTGATTTGCTGGTAGCATTGGGCGGATCAGTAATCCTTGCCGAATTCCCTGAACTTTGTGGTGTAGAGCAAAACCTGAGTGATCGCTGTGTGGACAAGGAAGATGCTGAACGGTTTGAATACCTGATGAAAACCTATAGCAAAAGGGCTACCGAAGCCGGATCAGGCTTTGATATGAACCCATCACCCGGAAATATCAAGGATGGCTTAATTACAGATGCCATTAAATCTGCCGGAGCAGCAAAAAAAGGCGGAACCTCGCCGGTAGTGGCCGTATTGGATTACCCCGAAAAAGTGTTTAAACCAGGCTTAAACCTGTTGTGCACACCGGGGAACGACGTAGAGTCGACCACCGCAGAAGTAGGGTCGGGAGCTAATGTCGTACTTTTTACCACAGGGTTAGGCACGCCAACTGGAAATCCCATTGCGCCGGTTGTTAAAATATCCAGCAATACTAAATTGTTTAATAAGATGAGTGACATCATCGACCTGGATACAGGGCCTATTATTGATGGCAATGAAACCATTAAAGAGGCGGGAAGCAGGATTTTAGATTATGTAATTGGTGTGGCAAGCGGCACAACTACCGTAAGTGCAGTGCGCCATGTTCAGGACGATTTTATCCCCTGGAAAAGAGGCGTCTCTTTGTAA
- a CDS encoding tagaturonate reductase — MNLSKNTVSGIKSAGLTLPKEELFNLPEKVLQFGTGVLLRGLPDYFIDKANRNGLFNGRVAVVKSTSKGGTKEFDEQDSLYTICVRGIEDGKPVEENIISSAISRVLTADKDWDAILNIACSPDLNIIVSNTTEVGIQLVKESIDQHPPVSFPAKLLAVLYARYKALGAGERADLAVIATELIPDNGKKLEAIVLELAAFNQLDAAFVSWLSKHIRFCNSLVDRIVPGKPDAAALAKLENELGYTDELIIMAEPYRLWAIEGDESVSELLGLEAADTGVIVRPDIEIFKELKVRLLNGSHTLTSGIAYLSGIDTVTKAMSNEATRNYVKELMMQEIVGAIPYPVNETEAIAFANTVIDRFANPNIEHLWINITFQYTMKMKIRVLPVLLNYYKINAKVPAHIAFGFAAFVLFMKATRKEGNQYFGNYENREYPITDDEAAYFYEKAQAIETDYVNLVLTDKELWTADLSLLDGFIDAVKENYNNILKNGVAHALATVNQSLQVSK, encoded by the coding sequence ATGAACTTATCAAAAAATACTGTGAGCGGCATCAAATCTGCCGGTTTGACCCTTCCAAAAGAAGAATTATTTAACCTTCCTGAAAAAGTACTGCAATTTGGTACCGGAGTACTGCTGCGCGGCCTGCCCGACTATTTTATTGATAAAGCGAATCGTAACGGTTTGTTTAACGGTAGGGTAGCTGTTGTAAAATCAACCAGCAAGGGGGGGACTAAAGAATTTGATGAGCAGGATAGCTTATATACCATATGTGTACGAGGAATAGAGGACGGAAAACCCGTTGAAGAAAATATCATTTCATCGGCAATAAGTCGGGTGCTTACCGCCGATAAGGATTGGGATGCGATATTGAACATTGCATGCAGCCCGGATTTGAACATCATCGTCTCCAACACCACCGAAGTTGGTATACAATTGGTAAAAGAAAGTATCGATCAGCATCCTCCGGTATCTTTTCCGGCAAAATTATTGGCAGTTTTATACGCCCGTTACAAAGCCCTTGGTGCAGGTGAACGAGCCGATCTGGCCGTTATCGCAACAGAGCTGATTCCTGATAATGGAAAAAAACTGGAAGCGATAGTACTTGAACTGGCTGCATTTAATCAGCTTGATGCGGCTTTTGTTAGCTGGTTAAGTAAGCATATCCGCTTTTGCAATTCGCTGGTAGATCGCATTGTTCCGGGAAAACCAGATGCAGCTGCGCTGGCAAAACTGGAGAATGAACTTGGATATACAGATGAACTGATCATCATGGCCGAGCCTTATCGTTTATGGGCAATTGAGGGGGATGAAAGCGTTTCTGAATTGTTAGGACTGGAAGCGGCTGACACTGGTGTAATTGTAAGGCCCGATATCGAAATATTTAAAGAATTAAAAGTGCGTTTGCTAAACGGATCGCATACGCTTACTTCTGGCATAGCTTACCTGTCGGGTATTGATACGGTAACAAAAGCCATGAGCAATGAAGCTACCCGCAATTATGTAAAGGAGTTGATGATGCAGGAAATTGTAGGTGCCATACCTTATCCTGTTAATGAAACGGAAGCGATAGCTTTTGCCAACACGGTGATTGATCGTTTTGCCAATCCTAATATTGAGCATTTATGGATCAACATTACCTTTCAGTATACCATGAAAATGAAAATCAGGGTGCTGCCGGTGCTGTTAAACTATTACAAAATTAATGCTAAGGTACCTGCGCATATCGCCTTTGGCTTTGCTGCATTCGTGCTGTTTATGAAAGCTACCAGAAAAGAAGGGAACCAGTATTTTGGGAATTATGAAAATCGTGAATACCCGATTACTGACGATGAAGCTGCTTATTTTTACGAAAAAGCACAGGCAATTGAAACAGATTATGTAAATTTAGTGTTGACAGATAAGGAGTTGTGGACTGCTGATCTTAGTCTTCTGGATGGTTTTATCGATGCCGTAAAAGAAAATTATAACAATATATTGAAAAATGGTGTTGCACATGCTTTGGCAACCGTCAATCAATCATTACAAGTATCAAAATAA
- a CDS encoding LacI family DNA-binding transcriptional regulator, with the protein MFEPPTLKDIANALGLSTSTVSRALRDTYEISAKTKKLVFDYAEKINYQPNPNALSLKERRSKSIGVVVSEVANHYFSQAINGIESIAYDRGYHVIITQTHESYDREKINIQHLASRSVDGLLVSLSAETADTAHLKYLHERGMPMVFFDRVPNDIETHKVRANNEGGAFDATTHLIQSGYKKIAHLTSSGHLSISVERLRGYTAALHQNHLKINPDYIKYCPHGGMFPEETEQAVLELINLKDKPDAIFVAGDRLSIGCLEVLTKLNIKVPEQIALAGFSNSDVLNLFDYPISSIRQPAFEMGETATEMLLQLIESKYPVTEFEDKVIPTELFIR; encoded by the coding sequence ATGTTTGAGCCACCTACCTTAAAAGATATAGCCAATGCTTTGGGACTTTCCACATCCACTGTTTCCAGGGCACTAAGGGATACTTATGAGATTAGCGCAAAGACTAAAAAGCTGGTTTTTGATTATGCTGAAAAGATCAACTATCAGCCCAACCCGAATGCGTTAAGTTTAAAAGAACGCAGGAGTAAATCTATTGGTGTGGTGGTCAGCGAAGTTGCCAATCATTATTTCTCGCAGGCTATTAACGGTATAGAGTCTATTGCATACGATAGAGGTTACCATGTCATCATTACCCAAACTCACGAATCGTACGACCGCGAAAAAATCAACATTCAGCATCTGGCTTCCCGCTCAGTTGATGGGCTACTGGTTTCCCTATCGGCCGAAACTGCTGATACTGCGCACCTAAAATATCTTCACGAAAGGGGTATGCCAATGGTGTTTTTTGACCGCGTGCCTAACGATATTGAAACCCATAAAGTTAGGGCGAATAATGAAGGAGGGGCTTTTGATGCTACAACTCACCTCATTCAATCGGGATATAAAAAAATTGCCCATCTCACCAGTTCCGGGCATCTTTCTATCAGCGTGGAACGCTTGCGTGGATATACCGCCGCATTACATCAAAACCATCTGAAAATCAACCCGGATTATATTAAATATTGCCCCCATGGCGGAATGTTTCCGGAAGAAACCGAGCAAGCCGTTTTAGAATTGATCAACCTCAAAGATAAACCAGATGCGATATTTGTTGCGGGTGACCGTTTGTCTATTGGCTGTTTAGAAGTGCTGACCAAACTAAATATTAAAGTACCTGAGCAAATAGCACTTGCCGGATTCAGCAACTCTGATGTCCTGAACCTTTTTGATTATCCGATCAGCTCCATAAGGCAACCAGCTTTTGAAATGGGCGAAACTGCAACCGAAATGCTACTTCAGCTTATCGAAAGTAAATATCCTGTAACCGAGTTTGAAGATAAAGTGATCCCAACCGAATTGTTTATCCGTTAA
- the uxaC gene encoding glucuronate isomerase, with protein MKKFLDENFLLETKTAETLFHDYAKQMPVIDYHNHLIPEQIANDINFENITQVWLYGDHYKWRAMRANGIDEYYITGGATDLEKFKKWAETVPYTLRNPLYHWTHLELQRYFDIHEVLSADNAERIYHECTAKLQTPEYSVQNLLRKMKVETLCTTDDPLDSLEFHQKIKNDGVDIKVLPAFRPDKAMNADDIAGLNTYINKLADLAGTAINDLDAYLSALKARHDYFAANGCSVSDHGLEQIYAEDYTLEEVKAIFGKIRNNHVLTLDEVLKFKSALLFEFALWDHEKGWVQQYHLGALRNNNNRLLSQLGPDTGFDSIGDFSQAKQLSKFLNNLDSQNRLAKTILYNLNPADNELMATMIGNYNDGTVAGKVQWGSGWWFLDQKDGMIKQLNALSNMGLLSRFVGMLTDSRSFLSYPRHEYFRRILCNLFGDDVEKGELPDDIEWIGQVVQDICYNNAKTYFNF; from the coding sequence ATGAAGAAATTTTTAGACGAAAACTTTTTGTTAGAAACCAAAACGGCAGAAACGCTGTTTCACGATTATGCCAAACAAATGCCGGTGATAGATTATCACAATCATTTGATTCCTGAGCAGATTGCAAATGACATCAATTTTGAAAATATTACACAGGTTTGGTTGTATGGCGATCATTATAAATGGCGTGCCATGCGGGCAAATGGTATAGATGAATACTACATCACTGGCGGGGCAACCGATTTGGAGAAATTTAAAAAATGGGCCGAAACTGTGCCTTACACTTTAAGAAATCCGTTGTATCATTGGACACACCTGGAGCTGCAACGTTATTTTGATATTCATGAAGTGCTTTCGGCTGACAACGCGGAACGTATATATCATGAGTGTACGGCTAAGCTGCAAACTCCTGAGTATTCCGTTCAAAATCTGCTCAGGAAAATGAAGGTGGAAACTTTATGTACTACCGATGATCCATTGGATAGCCTCGAATTTCATCAGAAAATAAAAAATGATGGGGTTGACATTAAAGTGCTACCCGCATTTAGGCCCGATAAGGCGATGAATGCAGATGACATAGCCGGATTGAATACTTACATCAACAAGCTTGCTGATTTGGCGGGTACTGCAATCAATGATTTGGATGCTTATTTATCAGCCTTGAAAGCCCGTCATGATTATTTTGCAGCAAATGGCTGCTCGGTTTCTGATCATGGCCTGGAGCAGATTTATGCAGAAGACTATACCTTAGAAGAGGTTAAAGCAATTTTTGGAAAGATTAGGAATAATCATGTGTTGACTTTAGATGAGGTCTTGAAATTTAAATCGGCCTTGCTTTTTGAGTTTGCGCTTTGGGATCATGAGAAAGGTTGGGTGCAACAATATCACCTGGGGGCTTTAAGAAACAACAACAACAGATTGCTGAGCCAGCTGGGCCCCGATACAGGTTTTGATTCCATTGGCGATTTTAGCCAGGCTAAGCAACTGTCTAAATTTTTAAACAACCTTGACTCGCAAAACCGCCTGGCGAAAACCATCTTATATAATCTGAACCCAGCTGACAATGAGTTAATGGCCACGATGATTGGAAATTATAACGACGGAACGGTTGCCGGTAAAGTACAATGGGGTTCCGGTTGGTGGTTTCTGGATCAGAAGGACGGCATGATCAAACAGCTCAATGCCCTGTCTAATATGGGGCTGCTGAGTCGTTTTGTAGGAATGCTGACCGATTCAAGGAGTTTTCTTTCTTACCCCCGCCATGAGTATTTCAGACGTATATTATGTAATCTGTTTGGCGATGATGTAGAAAAAGGCGAACTGCCTGATGATATTGAATGGATTGGCCAGGTGGTACAGGACATTTGTTATAACAACGCGAAAACATACTTCAATTTTTAG
- a CDS encoding outer membrane beta-barrel family protein, which yields MYRLSFPLMLLLPFLVVAQDSPNITVSGMVHDNKKMTIPYANVVLKTQKDSSFVMGTVTNEEGRFTLANVKSGNYLVQVSLVGFKTYQQKYTVGVLSQFLDLGVLVLNDDAKMLSEVAVTAERKDGVSDKLDKKTFTLANNVAQSGGSVLQSMQSLPGVTVQDGKVQLRGNDKVAVLIDGKQNAITGFGSQTGLDNIPASAIERIEIINNPSARHDANGNAGIINIIYKKNRQEGLNGKIGLTTGMGALWIRQENLPGIRPQYQATPKINPSVSLNYKKNKLNTFLQADWLYTQTLNRNDFAERIYDDGNIIRQQVKRNRTTTFSTLKTGVDWTPDEQNTFTFSAYLNREKILDRGDIPYFNGDLSVRSRLWQFLEDEVKYTATGAALYQHKFKQPGHLLNASFNYTFHREDEKYFFTNVMPTFTGEDSFKLLSDEHVADLNVDYIKPLKHGRLEGGLKFRRRTIPTNMRFFPGLNSPLDVNAGGWADYKETIPAVYGNYVFESNTFELEAGIRVEYVKVNYDVNPDHNTYKSDGYDYTRPFPNLRLGYKLNEKNKISLFYNERVDRPNEVDIRIFPKYDEPEVIKVGNPTLRPQFTKNIEMGHKLSWDKGNVYSAIYHKMTNATITRIATVPPGSTLIYNIFQNAGKSRNTGAEVTWQQQLTSWFSFNTSAAIYKNTIDAFTIENRYPVPTVYTMDKESITSWNSKLNGTFKLRQKAQLQFSAIYQAPDIIPQGKIGARYSVDLGIKKQIQQGRGELFLNGTDLFNTLRPTREITGNGFKLISTDYLETQVFRLGYSYKF from the coding sequence ATGTACAGACTTTCTTTTCCCTTGATGTTGTTGCTGCCATTCCTTGTTGTTGCTCAGGATAGTCCGAATATTACCGTCTCCGGAATGGTTCATGATAATAAAAAAATGACTATTCCTTATGCCAATGTAGTTTTAAAAACACAAAAGGATAGTAGTTTTGTAATGGGAACGGTAACCAATGAAGAAGGTCGATTTACTTTGGCTAATGTAAAGAGCGGAAATTACCTGGTACAGGTTTCGCTGGTAGGCTTTAAAACCTATCAACAAAAATACACGGTAGGTGTACTTAGTCAGTTCCTCGACCTCGGGGTGTTGGTGTTAAACGATGATGCTAAAATGTTATCTGAGGTGGCCGTTACTGCGGAAAGAAAAGATGGTGTTTCCGATAAGTTGGATAAGAAAACGTTTACCCTGGCCAATAATGTAGCCCAGTCTGGTGGATCTGTATTGCAAAGTATGCAAAGCCTTCCGGGGGTAACCGTGCAGGATGGCAAAGTTCAGCTTCGTGGTAATGATAAGGTAGCAGTATTGATTGATGGAAAACAAAACGCCATTACCGGATTTGGTAGCCAGACGGGGCTCGACAATATACCAGCTTCGGCAATTGAGCGTATAGAAATTATTAATAATCCATCTGCCAGGCACGATGCCAATGGAAATGCTGGGATTATCAATATCATTTATAAAAAAAACCGACAGGAAGGCTTAAATGGAAAGATTGGCCTTACAACAGGCATGGGCGCTTTATGGATCCGTCAGGAAAATTTGCCCGGTATCAGGCCTCAATATCAGGCTACACCTAAAATTAACCCCTCGGTATCGCTCAATTATAAAAAAAATAAACTCAATACATTTTTGCAGGCTGATTGGCTGTATACGCAAACATTAAACCGAAACGACTTTGCCGAACGTATTTATGACGATGGAAACATCATCAGACAGCAGGTAAAACGAAACCGGACGACTACCTTTTCGACGCTGAAAACGGGGGTAGACTGGACGCCGGATGAGCAGAATACCTTTACTTTTTCGGCTTACCTGAACCGGGAGAAAATACTGGACCGGGGCGATATCCCTTATTTTAATGGCGACCTGAGTGTACGTAGTCGTTTGTGGCAGTTTTTAGAGGATGAGGTAAAATATACAGCTACTGGTGCAGCACTGTACCAGCATAAATTTAAACAGCCCGGACATTTACTGAACGCTAGTTTCAATTATACTTTTCACAGGGAGGATGAAAAATACTTCTTTACTAATGTTATGCCCACTTTTACAGGCGAGGATTCATTTAAGTTGTTGTCCGATGAACACGTGGCGGACCTGAATGTGGACTATATTAAGCCCCTGAAACACGGTCGGCTGGAAGGTGGGCTTAAGTTTAGACGGCGGACCATTCCAACCAATATGCGGTTCTTCCCGGGTTTAAATTCGCCCCTGGACGTAAATGCCGGTGGTTGGGCCGATTACAAAGAGACCATTCCGGCAGTATACGGTAATTATGTTTTTGAAAGTAACACCTTTGAACTGGAAGCTGGAATCAGGGTAGAGTATGTAAAAGTAAATTACGATGTAAATCCGGACCACAATACTTACAAAAGCGATGGCTACGATTATACCCGACCATTTCCAAACCTCCGTCTGGGTTATAAACTAAATGAAAAAAATAAGATTTCTCTATTTTACAATGAGCGCGTTGACCGCCCCAACGAAGTGGATATAAGGATTTTTCCTAAATATGATGAACCGGAGGTGATTAAAGTAGGTAATCCTACCTTGAGACCTCAGTTTACCAAAAATATTGAAATGGGGCATAAACTGAGCTGGGACAAGGGAAATGTATATTCGGCAATTTATCATAAAATGACCAATGCGACTATTACAAGGATTGCCACAGTGCCACCGGGCAGCACACTGATTTATAATATTTTTCAGAACGCTGGTAAAAGCCGGAACACCGGAGCTGAAGTAACCTGGCAGCAGCAATTGACCAGCTGGTTCTCGTTCAATACAAGTGCTGCTATATATAAAAATACAATTGATGCATTTACCATTGAAAACAGGTACCCGGTACCCACCGTGTACACAATGGATAAAGAAAGCATCACTTCCTGGAATTCGAAGCTTAATGGCACCTTTAAATTACGTCAAAAAGCACAGTTGCAGTTCTCCGCAATCTACCAGGCTCCCGACATTATTCCACAAGGAAAAATCGGGGCCAGATACTCGGTTGACTTAGGGATCAAAAAACAAATTCAGCAAGGTAGGGGTGAGCTGTTTTTGAATGGAACCGATCTGTTTAATACCCTAAGGCCTACAAGGGAAATTACAGGCAATGGATTTAAACTGATCAGTACTGATTATCTGGAAACCCAGGTTTTTAGATTGGGATACAGTTATAAGTTTTAA